A genome region from Schistocerca americana isolate TAMUIC-IGC-003095 chromosome 1, iqSchAmer2.1, whole genome shotgun sequence includes the following:
- the LOC124621157 gene encoding zinc finger protein 135-like has protein sequence MSQVSHEGCSAVEDDISSTYLCADSSTKSVSVVTESIINNVKEKLPDQGDNSLSSGVPLKASSGEKEKMRDNKISCGVSTNVTFTCSTCFKQFLSKSALIRHVFIHLPDAPKPGDICELCGEVFQSAEFLQRHVVSFHVGKSVRNGALIGQDSEIPVTNSPCEDSFEPPRKKQRCVDTTGNILICTLCDKSFLRLDLLRKHYMVHTGEKPYRCEVCGKTFVQRGLLGRHQFVHSAVQPFACNSCPERFSNTQALRQHTLVHTSGSGLVYNCEMCGVPFTEHAGLRRHWMSHSGEDPYQCDICSKSFAHPGHLRMHRLGHLEEIQFL, from the coding sequence aTGTCCCAGGTATCTCACGAAGGATGCAGTGCAGTAGAAGATGATATTTCATCAACTTATCTGTGTGCAGACTCCAGTACCAAGTCTGTCTCTGTTGTGACAGAAAGCATAATAAACAATGTTAAAGAAAAGTTGCCTGATCAAGGAGACAATAGCTTATCTTCTGGTGTACCACTGAAGGCATCCAGTGGTGAAAAGGAGAAAATGAGAGATAATAAGATCTCCTGTGGTGTATCAACGAATGTCACGTTCACATGTAGCACTTGTTTCAAACAGTTCTTATCAAAATCAGCCCTTATCAGACATGTCTTTATTCACTTGCCTGATGCACCAAAGCCAGGAGATATATGTGAACTATGTGGTGAAGTGTTTCAATCAGCAGAATTTCTTCAAAGACATGTTGTGTCATTCCATGTTGGAAAATCTGTTAGGAATGGTGCATTGATTGGACAGGATAGTGAAATACCTGTAACAAATAGTCCTTGTGAAGATTCTTTTGAACCACCAAGGAAAAAACAGCGCTGTGTGGATACAACTGGCAATATTCTCATCTGTACTCTTTGTGACAAGAGTTTTTTGCGTTTAGACTTACTCCGGAAGCACTACATGGTACACACGGGTGAGAAACCATATCGTTGTGAGGTATGTGGCAAGACATTTGTCCAGAGAGGTTTGCTTGGTAGGCATCAGTTTGTACATAGTGCTGTGCAACCATTTGCATGCAACTCGTGTCCTGAACGATTTTCAAACACACAAGCCTTGAGACAACACACTCTTGTTCATACCAGTGGAAGTGGTTTAGTGTACAATTGTGAGATGTGTGGTGTACCATTTACTGAACATGCTGGCCTTAGACGTCACTGGATGAGCCACTCAGGAGAAGATCCTTACCAGTGTGATATATGCAGCAAGTCATTTGCTCATCCTGGTCACCTTAGAATGCATCGGCTTGGTCATCTTGAAGAGATACAATTTTTATAA